One segment of Streptomyces sp. NBC_00576 DNA contains the following:
- a CDS encoding family 43 glycosylhydrolase, translating to MTLVRNPVIRGFAPDPSLVRVGDWYYVATSSFEWFPTIPIHRSRDLAHWEYAGHVRGAVPGDSLAGVPDSGGVWAPSLSWDGERFWVVFSIVRSVGTPYFDLDTYVSTAAEVDGEWSAPRRVASHGFDPALFHADGRLWLLNMQSDHRPGGQRFAGIVLTELDRDTLTRTGDTHLLFQHERLIEGPKLVRHGGWYLLVLAEGGTGFEHGVRVARSRAITGPYELDGRPLLTTRDDPSVPLQKAGHAELVETPDGDWILSHLAARPLRTPEGMRCTLGRETAIQALTWDAEGWPRLRQGGHHPAVEVDIDVPTCPNPDPDPDTDVPRLPFTDEPLGWPWSTLRAAPDPSWADTATRPGWIRLRGRHGPESRWAHSLLAQRITEHRATAQVTVEARPLTFTQAAGLVLRYSAEAWLSLDVTWAEPAGEPQRGQQWQGAGRTVLSLRERDESGTRQVAATEVDATGPLTLGVTVDGADASFWYVQDSTRRPVGPPLDFSRLSDDHGSRLRFTGSMAGIHATDLVDATFTADFTDFHLVCTPEEPWR from the coding sequence GTGACCCTCGTGCGCAATCCGGTCATCCGGGGTTTCGCTCCCGACCCGTCCCTCGTGCGGGTCGGCGACTGGTACTACGTGGCGACCAGTTCCTTCGAGTGGTTCCCGACGATCCCGATCCACCGCTCACGGGACCTGGCGCACTGGGAGTACGCCGGACACGTGCGGGGTGCCGTCCCGGGCGACTCGCTCGCCGGGGTGCCCGACTCCGGTGGTGTCTGGGCGCCTTCGCTGAGCTGGGACGGCGAGCGGTTCTGGGTCGTCTTCTCGATCGTGCGCTCGGTCGGTACGCCCTACTTCGATCTGGACACGTACGTCAGTACGGCCGCGGAGGTCGACGGCGAGTGGTCGGCTCCGCGCCGGGTCGCGAGCCACGGCTTCGACCCCGCCCTCTTCCACGCCGACGGCCGGCTGTGGCTGCTCAACATGCAGAGCGACCACCGCCCCGGCGGACAGCGCTTCGCCGGCATCGTGCTCACCGAGCTGGACCGCGACACCCTGACCCGGACCGGCGACACGCATCTGCTGTTCCAGCACGAACGCCTCATCGAGGGACCGAAGTTGGTGCGGCACGGCGGCTGGTACCTCCTTGTGCTGGCTGAGGGCGGTACGGGGTTCGAGCACGGGGTGCGGGTCGCGCGCAGTCGCGCGATCACCGGGCCGTACGAGCTCGACGGCCGGCCTCTGCTGACGACGCGGGACGACCCGTCGGTGCCGCTGCAGAAGGCGGGGCACGCGGAACTGGTCGAGACACCGGACGGCGACTGGATCCTGAGCCATCTGGCGGCCCGCCCGCTGCGTACCCCCGAGGGCATGCGCTGCACCCTCGGCCGGGAGACCGCGATCCAGGCGCTGACCTGGGACGCCGAGGGCTGGCCCAGGCTGCGGCAGGGCGGCCATCACCCGGCGGTCGAGGTCGATATCGACGTACCCACGTGTCCCAACCCCGACCCGGATCCCGACACTGATGTGCCCCGACTCCCGTTCACCGACGAGCCGTTGGGCTGGCCCTGGAGCACCCTGCGGGCCGCGCCCGACCCGTCGTGGGCCGACACCGCCACCCGCCCCGGCTGGATACGGCTGCGCGGACGGCACGGACCCGAGTCCCGGTGGGCGCACAGCCTGCTGGCGCAGCGCATCACCGAGCACCGGGCGACGGCCCAGGTCACCGTCGAGGCAAGGCCGTTGACCTTCACCCAGGCCGCCGGGCTGGTCCTCCGGTACAGCGCCGAAGCCTGGCTGAGCCTCGACGTGACGTGGGCGGAGCCGGCGGGTGAACCGCAGCGCGGCCAGCAGTGGCAGGGCGCCGGCCGTACCGTCCTCAGCCTGCGGGAACGCGACGAGTCCGGTACGCGGCAGGTGGCGGCCACGGAGGTCGACGCGACGGGTCCGCTCACCCTGGGGGTGACCGTCGACGGCGCCGACGCGTCGTTCTGGTACGTCCAGGACAGTACCCGCCGGCCCGTGGGCCCGCCGCTGGACTTCAGCCGTCTCTCCGACGACCACGGCTCCCGGCTGCGCTTCACCGGCTCGATGGCCGGGATCCACGCCACGGATCTCGTCGACGCCACCTTCACCGCCGACTTCACCGACTTCCACCTCGTGTGCACACCCGAGGAGCCTTGGCGCTGA